GAGCCACCACAGTGAGGCACTTGGAGCATTTATGGTAACAGAGCAGGCCAGGCCTATGCTCCtcacatttaaattaaattaaaacagcagGCAATGCACATTTGCAATcctatgattaaaaaaaaaaacaacacacttTTGATTCTTTTTGATTCAGTCAAGTCCATAATCCTCTGATATTTAAGGATTGTCTGTActattctttttaaaagaaaattaggcTGATCCAAaccatgatttttaaaaaagactcAATTTTCAGAATTTGAGAGTGAACCCAGGGAGAACCTGGGACATCCCTTTCCAttcccttccagcacagcagcaaagctgccaactttttaaagttatcaTAGGTGATAAAAGCATTTCAGATACACAGTCACATGTTTTAGGATTTCACGTGGCAATTTATTTACAGCAATTCAGCACCACCTGCTGGCATGACTTCTTTTTAAAGTAGCTTAAAAGATGTGGTGGTTAGTTTGTTTAATTGGCATCATTTTTTAAGTGTCTAATTTTAAacactcagattttttttcccacattacATCTGAGCCACTGCAGCTATTTTGGATTGATGTAATATGGAGGAGGGATGTCAGCTCAGAATTAGAACACGAAATATGCAAATGAAATCAATCTAGATGAACATCatctcctgccaggctgcaaaAAGGGAGTATTTTAGTTATCAACTCCAccaatttctgcatttcatacAGCCCCTAGCACATGTACCAGCCTGAAAAGCTGCCAGCATTCCTGGGACTCCTCCAACCTGTACAAACTTCTCCTTCTCCATACCCCCTAAACTTCAAATAATTCTTATTCTCTGTCTCAGGAAAAACAGTCTGACATTCCCTGCAATTATTCCCTTCAGTTTCTGATTTTGACTGGCCAATTCCTGAGCTTTTTCCACAGGGATTACAGTTTTAGGGGGCTTTTGCCAGGTGATGACCAATATCCACCCAACCACACCGTTCTTGCTTTAAATATCAATGATGACAAAGACTTCTGGCTTTTCATCCTCACAGATCTGCATTGCTGAGTAAGTTATGGCTTTGACCTCTGTGCCCTAGGAAAGAGACACAAACcagaatttagaaataaattttatccCTTTTACCAGCTCAGAACCCCAGTTCTCATCACTCTTCTCAAATGctatccatttttttccccaaaaaaagcTGTAGCTATATTTGTTCTGATGAATAAGGAAGCTGCCAGGTCAAATAGTGAAAAGGGAACTCTTCCCTTATTTTATTGCCTCTTAATATCACAAATTCCTTCTTTTACCTCTGACAGACCATCAACATTTGCTCTGCTAAAAATGACACAGAGCAAGACATCCGATTTTGCTTCTAACaattctttaggaaaaaaagaaagaagaaaaaagcaaaaactgaCTAAGCAGAAATCTGTACCAATAAATGCTGAATATAGACTGATTTTCTGTGTTATCAATATCACAAAAAGGAAGCCAACTGAGTTCATTTGTTGAGTTTTGAGGAAATGTCATGCTCAGTTTCAGGGACAGTTTCACCAAACCATGCAGGAACTGAGATATGGAGTTCAGTGGTACTTCAGCcacttttatattttaatctGTGCAGAATTCAGAGGTCTGATTTAAGGGACACCACACCTCCTCCCCCTAAAATGGAAAAGAGGAACCACTGCCTACCTGTGGGTGTTTCTCTAAAGAGAACTCTTCTCCCCACCtgtaaaggcaaaaaaaatacaagagagGTGTTGTAATTTTGGTAATATTTACCAAATGCTGTAATTGGTTTCAGTGATGAGCACAGAAGAGTGAGATTTTCATTTCAAGCCTCAAAGGAAGCAAGAAAAGTCCCCAATCCATTTCAGCCAAGGCTTTAAGCTCACCCAATTGATCTTATCTTGAACTGCCTTCGGTCAATGTGAAGCACTTTCACTTCCTGCAGAGAGTGGGAGGAGAAGTGTGTCAGTCACACCTTCTACCTTCAGGCAGAAATTCCCACTAAATCCCACTTACAAAGGTTATTTCCCACTCTTTagacaccttccaccagcccagcttgccccaagccccatccagcctggccttgtaTTTTTGTGTTCCTTTTCCCCTAAAATACCATTGCATTCAGAGCTGGGATTATCAGGGAACAGCTTTGTcctagaaatggaaaaaaactgaaTCCACAGCACTCACCCTGGGTATAAAAAACTCATCAGCACTGAATTTATACAGCCACTCATCCAGGAAGTGGAAGAGAAGAGACAACAGGTCATGCCCTGTGTGGTTGAAGCAGAGAttgcctcagaaaaaaacatttttaagagcACCTCAGATGTTCAGGAGATTCAGCTAACAATGCTTAATTATATTTCAATGAACTGCACTAAGGCTATGTGTAAAGATTGAGATTTTTGGtgcctttctctctctcttttagCTCCCCATAGGAGAAGTGCAGGCCTCACCTTCTGCCTCTACCTCCACTGTATCCACAGGTTCCACAGTGCCTGTGTCTGTCATGTAGCCAAACATGGCCATGGCACACTGCTCAAAGGCTTCTTCCAACGTGTCCCCCCAGGCATGGAGCCTAAAAACACACGGAACAATCACTGAATCAAAAAACCACATGGAACAATCACTGGAGCCTAAAAAAACACATGGAACAATCACTAGAATCAAAAAACACATGGAATAATCACTAGAATCAAAAAACCACATGGAATAATCACTAGAATCTAAAAACCACATGGAATAATCACTAGAATCAAAAAACACATGGAATAATCACTAGAGCCTAAAACCACATGGAATAATCACTAGAATCAAAAAACACATGGAATAATCACTAGAGCCTAAAAACCACATGGAATAATCACTGGAACCTAAAATCACATGGAATAACCACTGCAATAAAATTCTGGATCACACCAGAAAGAAACAGCCCCAAAGTCACATGCAGGTGAGAAATCAGAACATGGAATAAGCAGAAAACCACCTGTTTTTTCTCGAAGGAGTTTGGCAGAAGAGTTTCTTGGGagaatatggaaaataaatgttttagcAGCCACCAAGGAAGTTCTTTCCTAATGTGGCTAATTGGGGTCTATAAAAGTAAACCACACAGAAGGGATTTTGTTAAAAGGAGATTTCAAAAGATATTTCCAAATAACACAGAAGCACCACTGAAATACtaaaaaggaaaccaaagaTAATTCTATGGTGTCCCAAAAGCAGGAATAAAATTGACCATATCAAAGCACCCAGTGAGTGAAATTTCAGAGCTCCACATCTGCAAAGTGTAAGAAATAATCAATTTGTCACCCTGAGAAATCTCAGCTGCCCACACTTACTGCACGTCTGCCGTGTGATCCAAATCTGAGgggaagcaaaaagaaaaaggaatgatGTCAGCAAAAGTATTTATAACATGaggattaaaaaagaaacaccatAAATATCTGATTTTCTAACAGAACACTTTTACATTCATCTGCAGATGTGATAAATCTGTTTTGTAGTATATTAGAAAAATTTAGGACAGGTGGAATTTTGGATTATTTCTGTCAAAAACAACCCAAGTTTAATGGGATTATGTCAGTGCAGGCTGCTGTAACCCAACAGGCTTCCACAAGTTCACTGCaataaaaagaaactttcacCAGGAGTAAAGAGTTTATGCTGAAGCCTGCAGGACTGGAAGTTATTCATGCAGAGGAgatttgcaaatatttccagCTCAGTGAGGAAATCTACCTGTCCACACCCAAGAGGAGCCATTATGCAAAGAGAGGAATTTAAACCAGAGGATGGAATATAAAATAGAAGGCAAACTTCACTCATGGGGCATGATTAACATCCCATGCATCCAGTTGTACATGAACCTCATTTATATTTATTCAGAggaatgaaagaaatgcaaacttcCAGCAGAACTAAATTGGGAAATGctcatttcaaatgaaaaatgattCTGGTGCTGTTTGAAGAGATCACACACTACTAAAGGGTTCTCAACAACAGTCTCTAAAGCAAACAAATTCCTCTGCATGCAAAAGAGGGATAAAACCTCCTGCAGTTATGGAAACTGCATGGCTGTTGTGGTGTGGCACAATTGCTGCACTTTTATCAAAATAAGACCTGAAGACAGCCtataaatagaaattttatCACAGATAACAGAGGCTGTCCCTCCAGACAGGCACTGGTGACACAAAAACCAGGCAGGGAATTGTCCCCTGCCTCGAGCTGGCCCTTGGGCTGCCACCCACATCCTCTTAGGGGACATTcagggctggggaaagggagaaaatcaTCTTTAAGCAGAATAAAAACAGCACACATCAAACCAGCACACTTCTGAATATCCCTTCCTACACGAGAGGCACAAAACCTGCTAAGAACTGGCTGAGAAGAGGAAAAGTTTTCAGGGTGAGatttaagtaatttatttccattgtgattttttttttcagtgcccATACAAGGAAAGCACGAtgaagaaaattgatttttcattcCTAAATTTCCATTTATCTTCCTTGCCCTCacaacagcagctgccacacccaagctgcattttttaaaaaatcattaattattttaaattattaaaataattattcattttttaaataaaataaaaatttgaattaaaaaaaatttaaaaattcaaatactcACATTCATATTTCTTGCAGAGAGGGGGGTACTTGTCTTTCACAGCCTTCTGCTCCTGGGTCAGGTTGTAGTCCCTGTCCTCAGCTGCCATGGCTGAGGGCTCCACAGGAATTGaatccctcccttcctgcagctgggcagagccagaattctcctccctcccttcctggcTTCCCCACGGAATTATTCAACCTGTGGAGAACAGGGAGGGATCCTCTCAGGGCTAAACTGGAGTCATTTCAGGTGGTTTGTGTCACACTGGGAAATGAGGAAATTGGGAGTTCAATGCATGGAGTGAAGTTCGTtcagccagcagagccaagggAAAATGTTCCTTATGGGAACTGTGGACTTTGGCCTTTTCTGGGAGGAACTGTGTTTTGTCCTCCTTGTGTACACTGAAAATTCCATTCattcataaataataaaatacagccCTGATGGGAACAGCTGTAAAAGTGGATTAAACTTCTATGCTTTAGgtaagttttaattttctaattaatttttgaagGTGCTCAGCCCATTGTACATCACACACCTGAAGTGTGACTGCTCCCAAAACCCCTGATGTGACTTTACAGAggatttttcttcaggaaaaaaaagttatgtcCTCTTAGGTCAAAGATTATATTTAAACCTCCAAACCTCAAAGCATAAATCCAGCTGTCACCCAAGTGTCAGGAGTTCCTGTGTTCCTTTTCTGGCTgatttttactaattttttcaatattttcaaaatttaaaaaaaatcttttaaaggaattttaaaattttaactaattttaatttaaaatgtttttaaataaaacaaaaataactgtCTCAACTTCCTCATTGAAAGGTCAGATTCTCACACCCGATCTCACaaattgctgtttttctgttcttttgtaAACCCAACAAACTGAAAAACCCGATTAACTTCAGGctaattaattttctctctagATTTCCAGCCATCATAACcattctttaatatttttatacattataAGAATTATCCACAGCTGCACCCAAACAACACAAATCATTTACAGATACCCTTAACATTTACCCAGGAGTTGCTTCTTACTCCAAGGCTTAGAAACAAGACACAGCATTtccaatttttaatttctgctgaaatctAAGTGTCTTGAAGAGAGTTCTGAAATTGAGAACTCGGGCAGGAATTGAGAACTTCCTTGAGGAATAAACCCAGAAATTGATTTGATATTTGATTTTAAACCTGTTAAGCCTCAGCTGGGGACAGTCAGGTCCTGGGTTACCCTCAGCAGCGGAGCAGAACCAGCAAATTTGACACCTCTAAAACTCACCGCGGCACTGAACtgtggaaaaagggaaaatattcgTGAATACAGAGAATTAATAACGCCGAGAATCCCCGATGGTGCAGGGCGGCCCTGGAAGGAGGCCTCGGCCCACACACGCACCGCTCCGGTCCGCTCCCGCCCCAATACGCTCTGCCCACGTCTGTGGTGACCGGAGGAGCCGCAACCACCGGTTCTTCCAAACCGGGGACCAGAAGCGAGAACCGAAACCGAACCGAGACCCCTCAGCGCGGGGCGCGGCCCCTTTAAGAGCGCGCCGGGGGCGCTCCGGAAAATGGCGGCTCCCGCGGGGAGCCCGCCCACGTGACCGCCGCGCGCGCTCCCGTCCCCGCCCCCTTTCTCTCCTCCGATTGGCCGGCGCCTCCCGGCGGCGGGCGCTGATTGGGCGGCGTTGGCGCGCGAAGGGGTGCGCGGCGCCGGGAGCCGCACGCAGCGGGGGCAGGAAACAATAGACGGAGCCGCGGCCGGAGGGGTCGGAGCAGGGAGCGCCGGAACTGCCCGCCCGCCTCGCCCAGCCCGCCCCGCCGAgcgccccgcggccccgccatGGCGGACAAGGAAGGTAAAGGCTCCGTATGGGCGGCGCGGCCTCCGCCGTGAGGCGCGGGGTGCCCCCCCCGCGGTCGGTACGGCGTAAGGGGAGCGGGGCGGCGCCGCCAGGGGGCgcgcgggggcggggcctgaGGGCCTCCTGGTCATGGCCGCCGCTGCCTCCCCGCGCCCGCGGCACCGAGCGGGGCGAGCGGCCCGGGCCGGGACCTTCTGCCCGGCCCTGTGCCCCTAGGAGGGGTTTGTGAGGCCGGGAGAGCCGAGCCGTGCCCTGCGTGGGGAGCGGGCGGACAAAGAGGTGGCACCGGCCCTGAGGGTGCCCCGGTTCGGCCGGGGCGCCTCCGTTCCATGGGTGAGCTCCGCTCCCGTCCCGTGGGCGAGCTCCGTTTCCATGGGGGTGTCCCCCCGTTTCCATGGGGCTGCCCTCCGTTCTGTGGAGGTGCCCTCCCGTTTCCATGGGGGTGTCCCCGTTCTATGGAGGTGTCCCCCGTTTCCATGGGGGTGTCCCCGTTCTGCCCGtgagctcccccagctctgcccgtCGCCGTCCCTGCACCGGAGGTTGGTGACAGATGGGCTGAGAAAGCGTTGGAGAGCGAcaaggcagcagaaggagcctTGGGAAACTGGGTTTTGGGAATAAGTAGTTCAAGGCTGCTCCCAGACCGGTCTGTTAACAGCAGTTGTTGGATTTCCTGTGTTTAAACATCGTTCCAAGTCTGGGGTTTGCTTCCCTGTGCTCTGAGTCTCAGATTTTATTGTGCTGCTCTAACAGATTTGATGATGATCACCATCAAATCAtcccagaatgggttgggttggaaggaagtTTAAACTCATTCCATtacatccctgccatggctggagcaccttccactatcccaggttgctccaagccctgtccagcctgtcctgggacacttccaggcatgaAATTTGacataattaatattaattccCAGCCATATATGCAGAAAAAAGGATTAGCATGTGCAACAGGGGGTTTTTAACCATTTAGCAACTACTCCAATACAGCAAATAGCAAACCAAGGTGTGATTGATGTACTTGACTCTAATCCATTGCCTGCCCACAGCGCTGTGTGCCTGTAAATccatttataaataattaattgcaTGTATTTCTTGAAAAACCACTTCAGCAGCCTTTGATGATGCAGTGGAAGAGCGTGTGATCAACGAGGAGTACAAGATATGGAAGAAGAACACCCCTTTCCTGTATGATCTGGTGATGACCCACGCCCTGGAGTGGCCCAGCCTCACTGCTCAGTGGCTTCCTGATGTCACAAGGTAAAGGGACCCCTTTCAAGCAGAATAAACAGCAACTCCAGCCTTGGGCTGACTTCTAGGTtgagatcacagaatcccaaaCTGTCCCAAACTCAttcagggacacttcccactagcccaggttgctccaagccctttccagcctggccttggacacttccagtgACGTGACAGCCGCAACTtctcctgtgccagcacctccccatcctcacagggaggaGATTTTGTGAtcccttttgttttgttcctcttcCCCTGCAGGCCTGAAGGCAAAGATTTCAGCATCCACAGGTTGGTGCTGGGCACCCACACCTCAGATGAGCAGAACCACCTGGTGATTGCCAGTGTGCAGCTGCCCAACGATGATGCCCAGTTTGATGCTTCCCACTATGACAGTGAGAAAGGAGGTGAGAGCCCAAAAAGGGGATTTGAAccatttcccccttcttttctcTGTAGAAAATTTGCCTTTCCCTGAAGTTCAGGCAGCAAAGTTCAGATTTTACtcctaaaaaaaatttatttctaagtggTGCCTCCTTAATAGACAAATTCTCTGTTTCTTGAGTGTGTTCCCAATCTAATATTTCTAATGATGGAAACAGACTGTAAAGGTTAattgcaaaattatttgtgtgggaaagcctctcccttccctgtttCTCAGGAGCTGACCTGGATTCCCACACACTGCTTTTAATTGGTATTTTTATTACCACATTTGCATTATGCAAAGTCACTCAAAACATTTTCACACAAACTCAtgtaaaagaatatttttatttcagagggTTGTAACATTTCAAacattctccatttctctgTGAGTTTTGCTGCCTGATTGCTGTCCCAGCCCATCTTGGGgtgaaattctgttttattcCATGTATCAGACTTCAATTTGATGCTTTGCAATCTTTGTGGCTGTCCCAAGTCAGACATTTCTCCTGTTTGCTTGGCTGAATCAGTCTTTCCACCTGGTGAAAGTCCTTCATGATCCAAtgtttgctctgctttttacAGGCAGTTTGGATTGTGCAATGAGTATTTTGATCTTTGGGCTTCTTAAAGTTATTTATGCACCCAGGG
This portion of the Molothrus ater isolate BHLD 08-10-18 breed brown headed cowbird chromosome 24, BPBGC_Mater_1.1, whole genome shotgun sequence genome encodes:
- the ZBTB8OS gene encoding protein archease, yielding MAAEDRDYNLTQEQKAVKDKYPPLCKKYEYLDHTADVQLHAWGDTLEEAFEQCAMAMFGYMTDTGTVEPVDTVEVEAEGHDLLSLLFHFLDEWLYKFSADEFFIPREVKVLHIDRRQFKIRSIGWGEEFSLEKHPQGTEVKAITYSAMQICEDEKPEVFVIIDI